In a single window of the Streptococcus ilei genome:
- a CDS encoding carbohydrate ABC transporter permease, producing MAKSKIKKEKVDNVGIHSFSKKADLFFSSIVGLVALSCILPFIFVVMISLTDEQSLAIHGFQFWPAKFGADGYLFLVQFKDKILQALFITLFVTIVGTACNVFITTTYAYAISRRTFKYRNFFTVFALLSMLFSAGMVPGYIVTTQLLHLGDTVGALIIPMLLSPFNIILMRTFFKRTIPEAILESARIDGASETRIFFQICLPLSLPGIATISLFTALGFWNDWFNALLYIKSENLYPLQYLLMQIQNNMDYISKSVGASSQIAGAVQSLPKETGRMAMVVVATVPIAILYPFFQRYFVKGLTIGGVKE from the coding sequence ATGGCAAAATCAAAAATTAAAAAAGAAAAAGTTGATAATGTTGGGATCCACTCCTTTAGTAAGAAAGCAGACCTCTTCTTTAGTAGCATTGTTGGCTTGGTTGCTCTATCCTGTATCTTGCCCTTCATCTTTGTTGTCATGATTTCCTTGACCGACGAACAAAGTTTGGCGATTCACGGCTTCCAATTTTGGCCTGCTAAGTTTGGTGCAGATGGCTATCTTTTCCTTGTTCAATTTAAGGATAAGATTCTTCAAGCCCTCTTTATTACCTTGTTTGTGACGATTGTAGGGACAGCATGTAATGTCTTCATTACAACGACCTACGCCTACGCAATCTCTCGTAGAACCTTTAAGTACAGAAACTTCTTTACTGTCTTTGCCCTCTTGAGCATGCTCTTTAGTGCAGGGATGGTACCAGGATATATCGTTACTACTCAGTTGCTTCATTTAGGAGATACCGTTGGAGCCCTCATCATTCCAATGTTATTGAGTCCCTTCAATATTATTTTGATGCGGACCTTCTTCAAACGGACGATCCCAGAAGCAATTCTTGAGTCTGCTCGGATAGATGGAGCAAGTGAGACGAGGATCTTCTTCCAGATCTGTTTGCCACTTTCTCTACCAGGGATTGCGACAATCAGTCTCTTCACAGCCCTTGGCTTCTGGAATGACTGGTTCAACGCCCTTCTCTATATCAAGAGTGAAAACCTCTATCCTCTTCAATACTTGCTGATGCAAATCCAAAATAACATGGATTACATTTCTAAATCAGTCGGTGCATCTAGCCAAATCGCTGGTGCGGTCCAATCCCTTCCTAAGGAAACTGGACGGATGGCCATGGTGGTGGTAGCAACAGTTCCAATCGCTATCCTCTATCCATTCTTCCAACGTTACTTTGTAAAAGGATTGACCATCGGTGGTGTTAAAGAGTAA
- a CDS encoding beta-N-acetylhexosaminidase encodes MVSFTGLSPKQAQAIEVLKNHISLPDVEVAVAQSDQASISIKGEGGHYQLTYRKPHQLYRALSVLETALAEGDKVEIEEQAAYEDLAYMADCSRNAVMNVASAKQMVEVLALMGYSTFELYMEDTYQIEEQPYFGYFRGAYSAEELQEIEAYAQQFDMTFVPCIQTLAHLSAFVKWGVKEVQQLRDVEDILLIGEEKVYDLIDGMFATLSKLQTRKVNIGMDEAHLVGLGRYLILNGVVDRSLLMCQHLERVLDIADKYGFHCQMWSDMFFKLMSADGQYDRDVEIPEETRIYLDRLKDRVTLVYWDYYQDSEEKYNRNFRNHHKISKDIAFAGGAWKWIGFTPHNHFSRLIAVEANKACRANQIKEVIVTGWGDNGGETAQFSILPSLQIWAELSYRNDLERLSAHFKTNTGLSVEDFMQLDLANLLPDLPGNLSGINPNRYIFYQDVLCPILDQHMTPEQDKPHFAQAAEILSAIKEKAGIYAYLFETQAQLNAILSNKVDVGRRIRQAYQADDKDGLKQIAREELPKLRSEIENFHALFSQQWLKENKVFGLDTVDIRMGGLLQRIKRAESRIEDYLTGSISRIDELEVEILPFNDFYADKDFAATTANQWHTIATASTIYTT; translated from the coding sequence ATGGTAAGTTTTACAGGACTTAGTCCCAAACAAGCGCAAGCTATTGAAGTATTAAAAAATCACATTTCCCTACCAGACGTAGAAGTGGCAGTTGCTCAGTCTGATCAAGCCTCTATCTCTATCAAGGGTGAGGGTGGTCACTATCAACTGACCTATCGTAAACCACACCAACTCTACCGCGCCTTATCCGTTCTAGAAACAGCTTTAGCAGAAGGTGACAAGGTGGAGATTGAAGAGCAGGCAGCTTATGAAGACTTGGCCTATATGGCGGATTGTTCCCGTAATGCTGTAATGAATGTCGCCTCTGCCAAACAAATGGTTGAGGTCTTGGCTCTCATGGGCTACTCAACCTTTGAACTCTACATGGAAGATACCTATCAAATCGAGGAACAACCTTACTTTGGCTATTTCCGTGGAGCTTATTCAGCTGAAGAGTTACAGGAAATCGAAGCTTACGCTCAGCAGTTTGATATGACTTTTGTTCCTTGTATTCAGACCTTGGCCCACTTGTCAGCCTTTGTCAAATGGGGTGTCAAAGAAGTCCAGCAACTTCGTGATGTTGAGGACATTCTCCTCATTGGCGAAGAAAAGGTTTATGACCTGATTGACGGCATGTTTGCGACCTTGTCTAAACTGCAAACTCGCAAGGTCAATATCGGAATGGACGAAGCCCACCTGGTTGGTTTGGGACGCTACCTCATCCTAAACGGCGTTGTGGATCGTAGTCTCCTTATGTGCCAACACTTGGAGCGCGTGCTGGATATCGCAGACAAGTATGGTTTCCACTGCCAGATGTGGAGCGATATGTTCTTCAAGCTCATGTCAGCAGATGGCCAGTATGACCGTGATGTAGAAATTCCAGAAGAAACTCGCATTTATCTCGACCGTCTAAAAGACCGTGTGACTTTGGTTTACTGGGATTATTACCAAGATAGCGAGGAAAAATACAACCGCAACTTCCGTAACCATCACAAGATTAGCAAGGATATCGCCTTTGCAGGTGGTGCTTGGAAGTGGATTGGTTTCACGCCTCATAACCATTTCAGTCGTCTCATCGCAGTCGAAGCTAATAAAGCCTGCCGTGCCAATCAAATCAAAGAAGTCATTGTGACTGGTTGGGGAGATAATGGTGGTGAAACAGCCCAGTTCTCTATTTTACCGAGCTTGCAAATCTGGGCAGAGCTAAGCTACAGAAATGACTTAGAACGTTTGTCAGCTCACTTCAAGACCAATACAGGCCTATCCGTCGAGGACTTTATGCAGCTTGACCTGGCCAATCTTTTGCCAGACCTACCAGGAAATCTGAGTGGGATTAATCCTAACCGCTATATCTTTTATCAAGATGTTCTTTGCCCAATTCTTGATCAGCACATGACACCAGAGCAGGATAAGCCTCACTTTGCTCAGGCAGCTGAGATTCTGTCTGCTATTAAAGAAAAAGCAGGCATCTATGCTTATCTTTTCGAAACTCAGGCTCAGTTGAATGCTATTTTAAGTAACAAAGTGGATGTAGGACGACGCATTCGCCAAGCCTATCAAGCAGATGATAAAGACGGCTTGAAACAAATTGCCAGAGAAGAATTACCAAAACTTAGAAGTGAGATTGAAAACTTCCATGCTCTCTTTAGCCAGCAATGGCTGAAAGAAAACAAGGTCTTTGGTTTGGATACGGTCGATATTCGTATGGGTGGACTCTTGCAACGGATTAAGCGAGCAGAAAGTCGTATTGAAGACTATCTAACTGGTTCTATCTCACGTATTGATGAGTTGGAAGTAGAGATCTTGCCATTTAATGATTTCTACGCAGACAAGGACTTTGCAGCCACGACAGCCAACCAATGGCATACGATTGCAACAGCTTCGACCATTTATACAACCTAA
- a CDS encoding ABC transporter permease, with translation MKKFLKTLRENLIFFLMVLPGAVWLILFFYIPVLGNVVAFKDYHITGEGFIDSVMKSKWVGFDNFKFLFSSNDAYIITRNTVLYNLAFIFLGLIVSVGIAIIFSEMRSKRLVKVFQTSMLFPYFLSWVIISFFTDAFLNVDKGLINHVLTSLGMKGINFYTEVAIWPALLLFLGIWKGFGYSSVMYYATIMGIDPTFYEAATVDGASKWQRIRHITIPQLSSLITVLTILAIGNIFRADFGLFYQIPHNSGALYSVTNVIDVYVYNGLAKSGDIAMAAAAGLYQSVVGLILVLLSNIVARRIDKNAALF, from the coding sequence ATGAAAAAGTTTTTGAAGACCTTGAGAGAAAATCTTATTTTCTTCTTGATGGTTTTACCAGGTGCAGTGTGGTTGATTTTATTCTTCTACATACCTGTTTTGGGAAACGTTGTTGCATTTAAAGACTATCATATCACTGGAGAGGGATTTATTGATAGCGTAATGAAAAGTAAGTGGGTTGGGTTTGATAACTTCAAATTCCTCTTTAGCTCCAACGATGCTTATATCATTACGAGAAATACTGTTCTATACAACTTAGCCTTTATTTTCTTGGGCTTGATTGTTTCTGTTGGGATTGCCATTATCTTTAGTGAGATGCGGTCTAAACGATTGGTCAAAGTATTTCAAACATCAATGCTGTTCCCTTATTTCTTGTCATGGGTTATCATTAGCTTCTTTACAGATGCCTTCTTAAACGTCGATAAAGGCTTGATTAACCATGTCTTGACATCTCTTGGGATGAAAGGAATTAACTTCTATACAGAGGTTGCCATTTGGCCGGCTCTTCTCCTTTTCTTAGGAATCTGGAAGGGCTTTGGTTATAGTAGTGTCATGTACTACGCAACCATCATGGGAATAGATCCAACCTTTTACGAAGCAGCAACAGTGGACGGGGCATCCAAGTGGCAACGGATTCGCCACATCACCATTCCTCAGTTGTCTTCCTTAATTACGGTTTTGACCATCCTTGCAATCGGAAATATCTTCCGTGCTGACTTTGGATTGTTCTACCAAATTCCACATAACTCAGGTGCCCTTTATAGTGTGACAAACGTAATTGATGTCTATGTCTACAATGGACTTGCTAAATCAGGAGATATTGCGATGGCCGCAGCGGCTGGTCTTTACCAATCAGTTGTCGGATTGATTCTCGTTTTACTTTCTAATATTGTAGCACGTCGGATTGATAAGAATGCAGCGCTCTTCTAG